From a single Fulvivirga ulvae genomic region:
- a CDS encoding response regulator, whose translation MLVDDNDTDNFISKRIIEITKFANRVEVKNSGKSALDYLRENQDNVENLPNLIFLDINMPIVDGFVFLYEFEKFNDLIKDKCKVIILSSSDNKRDIDKIVNNNHVIKFITKPLTETALEEVKINNL comes from the coding sequence ATGCTTGTAGATGATAATGATACTGATAATTTTATCAGCAAAAGAATTATCGAAATCACAAAATTTGCTAATAGGGTTGAGGTGAAAAATTCGGGCAAGAGTGCTCTGGATTATTTAAGAGAAAATCAAGACAATGTTGAGAACCTCCCTAATCTGATATTTTTGGATATCAACATGCCGATAGTAGATGGTTTTGTCTTTTTGTATGAGTTTGAGAAATTCAACGACTTAATAAAGGATAAATGTAAAGTGATAATCCTTTCCAGCTCTGATAACAAAAGGGATATTGATAAGATCGTTAATAACAACCATGTTATTAAATTCATTACCAAACCTCTTACAGAGACAGCCCTTGAAGAGGTTAAAATAAACAATCTGTAA
- a CDS encoding LysM peptidoglycan-binding domain-containing protein, which yields MSVRILLALITLIPAWAVGQSPRVPSRMEFAGIKLRIMEDARDEIQKDVDALTKSPKYFNIKVERAKTYFPIIERVFREEGLHDDFKYLVLQESALIPDAVSVSDAVGFWQFKDFTALEVGLRVDKYVDERMNIESASRGAAKYMKKNNEFFDNWLYALQAYQMGAGGAMRVLGKGNSGAKSMVINKKTYWYVKKYLAHKVAFEGAVSGPGETKLVEYHNGRNKTLKDISEETGISLDQLHDYNKWLKKGKIPDDKAYTVVLPVSMLDNIQMAAFNTEPKLEERRQIEYHFPLKDNFPEIEDFKEARKGHIVEINDLPGVIGAQGDKIIDLAKKGNIDLSKFLKYNDIQITDPILDGQVYYYKKKRAKAQAHYYVAGPGETLWSISQKFGIRLKKLMIKNRIEEEKELQAGRVLWLRYIRPARIDIEYKEVEKPPVETVPERADVIYADKSTEKEQAEEEMSKAKPEIKEPVSKPVEDSVSMEVIEGEYDSAKYATGQVEEQSEAEKYFAEEQEYEVEESDEEKEKKTPEQKIHKVHVVAPGQTLYSISKQYNVTVRELLEWNQLKISDKLSVNQKLLIMGSPKPEEQVADSKEELQTAGEVYSYHTVNHGDTIYKIARSYNVTIEELMSWNNKKDFSISPGEKIKIKKKESN from the coding sequence ATGTCAGTACGAATACTGCTTGCCCTGATTACACTGATTCCGGCCTGGGCTGTTGGTCAAAGCCCGCGTGTCCCGTCAAGAATGGAATTTGCCGGAATTAAGCTTCGGATAATGGAAGATGCACGTGATGAGATCCAGAAGGATGTAGATGCACTGACCAAGAGCCCTAAATACTTTAATATTAAAGTTGAAAGGGCCAAAACCTACTTCCCCATTATAGAGCGCGTTTTCAGAGAAGAGGGACTTCATGATGATTTTAAATACCTGGTGCTCCAGGAGAGTGCCCTGATTCCTGATGCGGTATCAGTCTCAGATGCCGTAGGATTTTGGCAATTCAAAGACTTTACTGCCCTTGAAGTAGGCCTGCGAGTAGACAAATATGTGGATGAGCGCATGAACATTGAGTCTGCCTCAAGAGGTGCAGCCAAATACATGAAGAAGAACAACGAGTTTTTTGATAACTGGCTTTATGCATTGCAAGCCTATCAAATGGGTGCAGGCGGTGCTATGAGGGTACTAGGCAAAGGCAACAGCGGAGCTAAATCCATGGTGATAAATAAAAAAACATACTGGTATGTTAAAAAGTATCTTGCTCATAAAGTTGCCTTTGAAGGTGCAGTTTCAGGGCCCGGAGAAACCAAACTGGTAGAATATCATAATGGAAGGAATAAAACCTTAAAGGATATCTCCGAGGAGACAGGCATAAGCCTTGATCAGCTTCATGATTATAACAAATGGCTGAAAAAAGGAAAAATCCCTGATGATAAAGCCTATACTGTGGTGCTTCCGGTATCCATGCTGGATAATATCCAGATGGCAGCTTTTAATACCGAGCCTAAACTGGAAGAAAGACGGCAGATAGAATACCACTTTCCACTTAAAGATAACTTCCCTGAAATAGAGGACTTTAAAGAGGCCAGGAAAGGGCATATTGTGGAGATTAATGACCTCCCCGGTGTAATAGGGGCGCAGGGGGACAAGATTATTGATCTGGCCAAAAAGGGCAATATTGATCTTAGTAAGTTTTTAAAGTACAATGATATTCAGATCACAGATCCGATCCTCGACGGGCAGGTCTACTATTACAAAAAGAAAAGGGCCAAGGCTCAGGCTCATTATTATGTTGCAGGGCCCGGAGAAACCTTATGGTCTATTTCTCAAAAATTTGGGATCAGGCTGAAAAAGCTGATGATTAAAAACCGTATTGAGGAAGAAAAAGAACTACAGGCCGGAAGAGTACTCTGGCTAAGATATATAAGGCCGGCACGTATTGATATTGAATATAAAGAAGTAGAGAAGCCTCCTGTAGAGACTGTGCCTGAAAGAGCTGATGTTATTTATGCAGATAAATCAACCGAAAAAGAACAGGCTGAAGAGGAGATGTCAAAGGCAAAGCCAGAAATAAAGGAGCCTGTCAGCAAGCCTGTTGAAGATTCTGTTTCGATGGAAGTGATTGAAGGTGAGTATGATAGTGCTAAATACGCTACAGGCCAAGTGGAGGAGCAGTCTGAAGCAGAGAAATACTTTGCTGAAGAGCAGGAGTATGAGGTGGAGGAAAGTGATGAAGAGAAGGAAAAGAAAACCCCCGAACAAAAGATACACAAAGTGCATGTAGTGGCTCCGGGGCAAACCCTATACTCAATTTCAAAGCAATATAATGTAACAGTTAGGGAGCTTTTAGAGTGGAATCAGTTGAAAATCTCGGATAAACTGAGTGTAAATCAAAAGCTGTTGATCATGGGAAGCCCGAAGCCTGAAGAGCAGGTAGCGGATAGTAAAGAAGAATTGCAAACTGCCGGAGAAGTTTATAGCTACCATACGGTTAATCATGGAGATACTATTTACAAAATAGCCCGATCTTATAACGTTACTATTGAAGAACTGATGTCCTGGAACAACAAGAAAGATTTTTCTATCAGCCCGGGCGAGAAAATAAAAATTAAGAAAAAGGAAAGTAACTGA
- a CDS encoding O-methyltransferase codes for MDFLSEELQRYVEEHTTPETEVLQKLNRDTHAKVMKPRMLSGHLQGRILSAFSHMIKPENILEIGTYTGYSAICMAEGLQDGGKLYTLDINEELEAMVRSYFKQAGQEDKIDYRIGNALDIIPTLKVLFDLVFIDADKVNYSNYFDLVIDKVKTGGFIIADNVLWSGKVVNEGKIDKDTRVMLDFNTRMHNDERVENVLFPVRDGLMVMRKI; via the coding sequence ATGGATTTTTTAAGCGAAGAGTTACAGCGATATGTTGAAGAGCATACTACACCTGAAACAGAGGTTCTTCAAAAACTAAACAGGGATACACACGCTAAAGTAATGAAGCCAAGAATGTTATCAGGGCACTTGCAAGGGCGTATCCTATCTGCTTTCAGTCACATGATCAAACCGGAAAACATCCTTGAGATTGGTACCTATACCGGGTATTCGGCTATTTGCATGGCAGAAGGTTTGCAAGATGGCGGAAAACTATATACCCTGGACATTAACGAGGAGCTTGAGGCTATGGTAAGGAGCTATTTTAAACAAGCGGGCCAGGAAGATAAGATTGATTACCGTATTGGTAATGCATTAGATATTATTCCTACCCTGAAGGTTTTATTTGACCTTGTCTTTATTGATGCGGACAAGGTAAATTATTCTAATTATTTTGACCTTGTTATTGACAAAGTGAAAACCGGAGGCTTTATTATTGCTGATAATGTGCTCTGGAGTGGAAAAGTGGTGAATGAAGGAAAAATTGATAAAGACACCCGGGTTATGCTCGATTTTAATACCAGAATGCATAATGACGAACGTGTGGAAAACGTTCTTTTTCCTGTAAGAGATGGATTGATGGTAATGAGAAAAATTTAA